The following DNA comes from Streptomyces sp. Ag109_O5-10.
CCTGTCCGACGAGTGGGCCGGCGACGGCGTCCGCGTCAACTGCATCAACCCCGAGCGCACCGCCACCCCGATGCGCACCAAGGCCTTCGGCCAGGAGCCGACGGGCTCGCTGCTCTCCTCCGAGGCCGTCGCCCGCACCTCCCTCGACGTGCTGCTCTCCGAACTCACCGGTCATGTCATCGACGTCCGCCAGCAGGACCCGACGGCGGCCGCCGGCCAGGCCTCCGGCTTCGAGCAGGCCCTGGCCAGTGTCCTGGACCGACAGGACGGCGTGGCATAATCGACAGCCATTAGTCATCTGTAATTCAGGCCTCTGTGGTTGCGCGTTCGCGGAGCAATCGCAGGGGCCTGAACCCGTAGAACCCGGATCGACCACCTCCCAGATTGTCCGCAAGGTCAAATTCAGGCCTTTTTGTCAGCAAAAGGTTCTCCGTGATATCCACCGCTATTCGCGTCGCCCGAGTGGGCAGCGCCGCCGAGCTGGCCGCGGCGGCACTCATGATGCTGGGCTTCCCGGTCCTCATGGTCGCCGCGCTCGTCCCGAGCGTCTACGCCTTCGCGGCCGCGGCCGCCGTCACGTACCTGGCGGACCACTACCTGCACCGCAAGGGCAGCTACCTCGTCAACCGCCTGAGCAAGGTCCGGGCCGGTCTGTCGATCCGCTTCCTGATCCGGCAGCTGCTGCTCATCCTGCTGCTGGCCAGGATGAACCTCTCCAACGGCCTGGTGTTCTACGGCGCGATCGCGTGCTTCATCGCCTTCTACGGCCTGCAGGCCCCGCACGGCGCACTGGTCACCCTGATCCGCAACCGCCGCCGGATGCCGGTCGCCACCCGCAACGTCGACCTGAAGTCCCGCATCCGCATCCCCGACGCCCCGCCGCGCGCCCTGCTCGAGCGCTCCGCCGAGAAGATGCTCCACCTCGACCTCGCGGCCGTCGTCGGCCTGCTGGTCTCGGCGGCGACGGACAGCAGGACCGCCGGATTCGTCGGCATCGGCATCACCCTCGCCCTCGGCTGCCTGTACGTACTGGTCCTGATGCCGTACGTGCGCGGCCGCAAGACCCCGCCGGACGCCGACACCGTGCTGGCGGCCGTCGACGACTGGCTGGCCGACTACCGGCCCGGGACCGTGCTGTACTTCTCCGGCTCCAAGGACTCCGCCTACCAGGTCAACATGTGGCTGGAGACCATGGAACAGCTGGAGTCCCGCCCGCTGATCCTGCTGCGCGAACGCGTCATCCTGCAGAGCCTCGCGCCGACCACCGTCCCCGTCATCTGCGTGCCCGGCGGTGTGCACCTGATGAACATGGACCTCTCCACCGTCCGCGTCGCCCTCTACGCGGCCAACGTCGGCAAGAACATCCACCTGCTGCGCGTCCCCACCATGAAGCACGTCTTCATCGGCCACGGCGACAGCGACAAGCTGGCCAGCGTCAACCCGTTCAGCAAGGCGTACGACGAGGTGTGGACCGCCGGCCGCGCGGGCCGCGACCGCTACGCCATCGCCGACGTCGGCGTCCGCGACGACGACATCGTCGAGGTCGGCCGCCCCCAGCTGGCCCCCATCCAGAGCCGGCGCGGCGTCCCCGAAGGCCGTATCCCCACCGTGCTCTACGCGCCCACCTGGGAGGGCTGGGACGACAACCCCGGCAACACCTCGCTCGTGCTCGCCGGCGAGAACATCGTGAAGAAGCTGGTCAAGGCCGACCCGCCGGTCCGCGTCCTCTACAAGCCGCACCCCTTCACCGGCACCGTCAGCGCCGAGGCCGGAGCCGCCCACCGGCGCGTCACCGCCCTCGTCCAGAAGGCCGCCACCGCCCGCGCGGCCGACGCCCGCTTCACCGCCGACCCGGCCGCCCAGGCGGCGGCACAGGAGGAACTGGCCCGCATCGAGACCCGCCTGGCCGAACTCGCCGGTACCGGCGACGACAAGCGCGACGAGGCCGAGGCCAGCCGGGACGACGTCGTCGACCTGAAGAAGCACGAGGAGATCGCCCGGCTGCGCACCGCCTGGAACGACTTCTACTGGCAGGCCCTGCCGCCGTACCAGCACGCCGTCATCACGGGCCCCGAACCCCGCCTGTACGACTGCTTCAACGTCTCCGACGCGATGGTCTCCGACATCTCCAGCGTGGTCTCCGACTTCATCGCGAGCGGCAAGCCGTACGCCGTCACCGACTCGGCCGGCGTCGGGGCGGAGGAGTTCAAGCGGGCCAACACCGCCGTGCGTGCCGCCGTGATCCTCTCCAACAGCGCCAAGGAACTCGGCGGCCTGCTGGACGCCGTACGGGACCCGTCGGCCGATCCGCTGGCCGCGGACCGGGACGAACTCAAGCACTACCTGCTCGGCCCGGACGAGCCGACCTCCATCGAGCAGTTCAACGGCGCGGTGGCCGCGCTCGCCCGCAAGGCCGAGGCCCGCAACCTGGGCCAGGAGGCCCGGATCGCGGCCGGCGGCCCCGAGGCGGCCGAGCTCGCCGAGGCGCTGCCCGGTGGGAAGCCGCAGACGACCCCTGGCGAGGCGGGGGGCGCGACCGCCGGCTGATCACCGCGAGGACACCGCATGGGCTGGGTCCCGGGGACTTCTCCCCGGGACCCAGCCCGTGCGCCACTGGCTGGTCGTCGTGCTCGCTCTTCTTCTCGCGCCGCGTTCTCTTACCGTTGCTTAGGAATGCGCGATTTTGTTCTTACCCATGCTTCGCCGTTCCTGTTGAGCGGCTCTTACCGCACGTCCGTACTGTTCGATGTAAGCCGCTGTACACCACCCGGCAGCCCGTTCATCATGTGAACTGGGCCACTGAGCGCGCCCTCCTGGGCAACCTGTTGCGCAGCTCGGTCATCTAAGACGTTGCGACCGAGGTGACGCAGGGGGAACGCACCACTGACTAGGGGGAAAACGTGACCGTCGTTGCGCAGCCTGATGTGACCGTGATCATCGGGGCGTACGAAGCGATGCCGTACCTGGTCGAGTGCCTGGCCTCCGTAGAGCGCCAGACCCTCGACCCGGCCCGCATGGAGGTCATCGCCGTCGACGACGGATCGACCGACGGCACGGGGGAGTACCTGGAGGAGTTCGCCGCGCGCGCCGCCATGGCCGTGACCGTGATACGCCAGGAGAACTCCGGCGGCCCCAGCGGCCCGCGCAACGTCGGCCTCGCCAAGGCCGCCGGCCGCTACGTGTTCTTCCTGGACGCCGACGACCGGCTCGGTGACGAGGCCCTGGAGCGCATGGTCGCCATGGCCGACAGAAACGGCACCGACGTCGTCGTCGGCAAGGTCGAGGGAATCAACCGCAAACCCCCGCAGTCGATGTGGGGCAAGACCCTCGAGCGCACCGACGTCTTCTCCTCCAACATCAAGTTCACCCTCAGCGCCCAGAAACTCTTCCGCCGGGCCCTGCTGGAACGCCACGGCATGCGGTTCGACGAGTCCCTGTGGACCGGCGAGGACGCGCTGTTCACCATGGAGGCCTATCTGCGCGCCGACGGCGTCTCCGTCGTCGCCGACTACCCCTGCTACTACCTCGTCGGCCGCGAGGACGGCAAACACGTCACCAAGAGCGGCGGTTACACCCTCCGCTTCGACTCCGCGCGCGCCCTGATGAAGCTGATCGCCGAGATGGTCCCGGCAGGGCCGCGGCGCGACAGCCTCATGGTCCGGCCGTTCAAGGTCACACTGCTTCCGCAGTTCGGCCCCAAGTTCCTCAAGGACACCGAAGAGGTACGGCAGCACAAGCGGGAACTCGCCGAACCGCTGATGGACGCCCACTGGAACCCCGAGGTGGCCCGCCGCCTCAAGGTCCACGAGCGGCTCCAGCTGCACCTGGTCGCCGTCCGCCGCACCGAGCTCCTCCCGGACGTCATCGAGTTCGTACGGGAGAAGAAGCAGCCCACCGCGGTCCTCGAGGGGCGGGGCACCCGCGTCTACCTCGGGTACCCGCACTTCCGTTCCGCGGCGGCCGGCCTCCCCGACTGGATCTACCTCGCCGAACCCCGCGAGGCCCGCACCGTCGAGGGCTACCGCGAGGAGGCCGCCAACACCCTCCTGCGGCGCGCGCTGCGCAAGCTGCGGCGGTCACTGCCCGCCCGGGACGTGAAGCCCGCGGCCGTCTGACGCAGCCTCTCCGGCGGGCCTATCCGCCCGATCCCAGCGCCCGCCGGATCGGCCTGCCGACCGCCCGCCGGGCCCGTCGGTAGACCGAGCCCGGCAGCTGCGCGGCGGTCGCCTTCGCGGTGCGGGCCCCGGCGCGCGCCAGTTCCCTCTCCAGCCGGGCGTTGTCCAGCGACAGTTCGTCGATACGGCTGTGCAGCCAGCCGAACCGCGAGGTGAGCGAGGCGACGTCCACGTCGTTCCAGGGGCGGATCCCCGCCGGGAACGCCAGTGTCCGCATTCGCTCCTCGAACGCCGCTCCGCCGTCGCCGTGCGTGAAGGTGTTCTCGAGCCCGTTCCGGTCGAGGAACCCGGTGAACCGCTCGAAGCGCTCCCGGTGACCGCCGACCAGCCCGCCGAAATCGGCCTCCGCGTACAGCTTCGCCGGATCCGCCGACTCGGGATCCTTCACCGCCCGGTCCAGCCGTCGGTGCGGAATCCCGAAGTAACGGCAGAGCTCCAGCGTCCGCGAGTCACCGCACAGCACAGTGGCCGGCGTACCGGCCAGCAGCGCCGCGATGTTGCCGTGGATGCGCGATCCGAAGGAGAAGTCGAACGAACGCAGGTCGTCGATCCAGGTGACCGGGTCCACATAGACCCGCACCTTGTCCTCGCGGAACATCGGATGGTCCGGGTGGGTCGGTATCCGGGTCACCGCGGAGTTGGGATCCGACAGGTCGCGCCAGTGCAACTGCCGTGCGTCGCTGATGTTCTGGCCGACGAAACGCAGATTCGGATAGCGCTCGTGGGTGCGCGTGATGATCCGGTCCAGGCCCTGCGTCCGTACGGCACTGTGCGAGCCGTTGATCGCGATCCGTGACTGGGGCGTCAACTCCAGTGCCTTCTTGTGCACCGGGAGCCGCTCGCCGTACATGAACATGGAAGGGCAGCCGATGACCTCGACGTCCTTGAAGCCCATGTCCTTGAGGTACTGCTCGGTGAACTCGCCCCGTACACCGATCGACGCACTGCGCTCCAGCACCGCCGCGCAGAACTCCCGTACGGTCGGCTCCATCCGCTTCAGCCGGTCCGGGTTGTAGTTCACCCCTGTCTGCGCACCGACGCCGAGCACCACCACCGGGATGTCCAGTTTCGAGATCAGTCTGGTCATCCGCTTCAACGCGCTCTCGAAGGACGGCCGGAAGGCGTTGGCGAGCGGCACGACGAAGGCGTCGTACTCCTCGTTGATGCGGGCGGCGGCGGAGACGTCGGAGGGCATACCGTTCGAGACGACCTCGGTTCCCGGCGTCTCGAGGATCTTGTGAGCGGCATCGCTGAAGATCAGGTTGCCCGAGTTGGTGGCGATGACGTCCCGGTGCAGGGCCTCCTCGACGCCGACGACGTCGTAGGGACTCTTTCCCGACCTGAGGAGGATGCGCTTCACGCGATGATCTTTGGATGACACAGACTTCAAATTAACTTTAAGTTCGTTTCGATTTCCAGGGAAAGTCAACACAACCTTTTTGCCGTACGCGACGTGTGAACGAAGCGTCACGCATCGTCCTGCCCGTGGCCGGCCCGCCGTCGGTCCGCGACAGGTCCGTCGCCTGTCCGGAGGCTGGACGGACGGGCCGGGCGCCGGTCCCCTTCGCGTAGATTGCTGCCACGCGCAAAGAAGTGGGGACAGGACGTGGCAAGGGCTAGGCAGGCCGTCGGCGAGGCCCGCAGGATCGTCGTCAAAGTGGGCTCCTCCTCGCTGACCACCGCCTCCGGCGGCCTGGACGCCGACCGTGTCGACGCGCTCGTCGACGTTCTCGCCAAGAGCCGCAGCGGGGGAGAACGGGAGATCGTCCTCGTCTCCTCCGGTGCCATCGCCGCCGGACTCGCCCCACTCGGCCTGCGCCGCCGCCCCCGGGACCTGGCCCGCCAGCAGGCTGCCGCCAGCGTCGGCCAGGGCCTGCTCGTCGCCCGCTACACCGCCTCCTTCGCCCGCTACGCCGTGCGCGTCGGACAGGTCCTGCTCACCTCCGACGACATGAGCCGCCGCGCCCACCACCGCAACGCCTCCCGCACCCTCGACAAGCTGCTCGCGATGGGTGCCTTCCCGATCGTCAACGAGAACGACACCGTCGCCACCGACGAGATCCGCTTCGGCGACAACGACCGCCTCGCCGCTCTCGTCGCCCATCTCGTCCACGCCGACCTGCTGGTCCTCCTCTCCGACGTCGACGGCGTGTACGACGGCGACCCCGGCAGGCCCGGGACGTCGCGGATAGCGGAGGTGAAGGGGCCCGAGGACCTCGCGGGCGTCGAGATCGGCAGCGCGGGCAAGGCGGGCGTCGGCACCGGAGGCATGGTCACCAAGGTGGAGGCCGCCCGGATCGCCGCCGCCGCGGGCATCCCGGTGGTCCTCACGAGCGCCGTGCACGCCGCCGACGCGCTCCTGGGCGGCGACACCGGGACCTACTTCCACCCCACCGGCAAACGGTCCGCAGACCGCCTCCTGTGGCTTCAGCACGCCTCCACCCCGCAGGGCTCGCTCACCCTCGACGACGGCGCCGTCCGCGCGGTCGTCGAGGGCCGAAAGTCACTGCTGCCGGCCGGGATCGCCGCGGTGCAGGGCGAGTTCAGCGCCGGCGACCCGGTCGAACTGCGCGACACCGCGGGCCGCGCGGTCGCCCGCGGACTGGTCAGTTTCGACGCCAAGGAGATCCCGCAGCTGCTCGGGCGTTCGACCAGGGAGCTGGCACGCGAGCTGGGCCGGGCGTACGAACGCGAGGTCGTACACAGGGACGACCTGGTGATCCTGCACCCGTAAAACGGGACGTCACGGCGGACCCCGGTGGGGGACGTTCCGTAAAACCGCCACACGAACCCTTGCGGCCTGCTCAACTTTGTCTCAGGACCACGTTCCGCACGAGCAGAGCTGAAGGAGGCCGTCGTGAGACGAGTGCGCCCTGGGGCTGCGGCCTCCCGCGGTGCTCTGACGAGCGTCGCGGCCGGGGACACCTACGAGGAGCCGAAGGACCTGCCGCGCCTGTGGCACGTCACCCTCAGCGTCTGCGGTGCCGAGGTCCCGCTGCCGGAGTTGCGCCGCGGGCTCGAACAGCTGGCCCACGACCACCCCTTCCTCCTCACCAGCCGCTACGCCTGCGACCACGCCGAGATCCGCTACTGGGAAGAGGCCCGCGACCTCCACGACGCCGCCGCCGTCGCCCTGCGCCTGTGGGGCGAGCACCGCCAGACCGCCGGCCTGCCCGCCTGGGAGATCGTCGGCCTCGAGGTCGTCGACCGCGCCACCTACCACCAGCGCGTCGCCGAGGGCTACGGCCCGCCGCCCGCGACACCGGTCGGCATCCACCCCTTCTGACGCCTCTGACTCCCTGCCCCCTCCCTGCGCGGCCTTTGCCGAGGGCCGGTATTCACCCGTTTTGATCCACGTCTCGCGGTGTGGGATGACGCGTGGACGGCCCGCCGGGGCGCACTACCCTTCCCTCATGACCACGCTCTCGCCGTACGACGCCATGTCCCCGGTCACCCAGGCCGCCTACCGTGCCAAGGCTGCCGCCGCCGACCTCGCGCCGCTCCCGCGGGCCGTGAAGGACGACGCGCTGCTCGCCGTCGCGGATGCCCTGGAGGTCCGTACCAGCGAGATCGTCGAGGCCAACGCCAAGGACATCGCCAAGGCACGCGAGAACGGCACCAGCGAGGCGATCGTCGACCGTCTGACCCTCACCCCGGAGCGGGTCCGCGCCATCGCCTCCGACGTGCGCGACGTGGCGAAGCTGCCCGACCCGGTCGGCGAGGTCGTCCGCGGCTCCACCCTGCCCAACGGCATCGACCTGCGCCAGGTCCGCGTCCCGCTCGGCGTCGTCGGCATCATCTACGAGGCCCGCCCGAACGTCACCGTCGACGCCGCCGCCCTCTGCCTGAAGTCCGGCAACGCCGTCCTGCTGCGCGGTTCCGCCTCCGCCCACGCGTCCAACACCGCCCTCGTCCGCGTCCTGCGCGACGCCGTCGGCGGCGCCGGGCTGCCCGCCGACGCCGTCCAGCTGGTGCCCGGCGAGGGCCGCGAATCCGTCCACGAGCTGATGCGCGCCCGCGGCCTCGTCGACGTCCTCATCCCGCGCGGCGGCGCCTCCCTCATCCAGACCGTCGTCATGGAGTCCAAGGTCCCGGTCATCGAGACCGGCACCGGCAACTGCCACGTCTACGTCGACGCCCACGCCGACATCGACATGGCCATCGACATCCTGATCAACTCCAAGGCGCAGCGGGTCAGCGTCTGCAACGCCGCCGAGACCCTCCTCGTCCACCAGGACATCGCCGCCGAGTTCCTGCCGCGCGCCCTGGACGCCCTCGCCGAGGCCGGCGTCACCGTGCACGGCGACGAACGCGTCCTCGCCCACGCCAAGGACTCCAAGGCGACCGTCGTCGAGGCGGTCCCGGAGGACTGGGAGACCGAGTACCTGTCGTACGACATCGCCGCCGCCGTCGTCGACTCC
Coding sequences within:
- a CDS encoding glutamate-5-semialdehyde dehydrogenase, with product MTTLSPYDAMSPVTQAAYRAKAAAADLAPLPRAVKDDALLAVADALEVRTSEIVEANAKDIAKARENGTSEAIVDRLTLTPERVRAIASDVRDVAKLPDPVGEVVRGSTLPNGIDLRQVRVPLGVVGIIYEARPNVTVDAAALCLKSGNAVLLRGSASAHASNTALVRVLRDAVGGAGLPADAVQLVPGEGRESVHELMRARGLVDVLIPRGGASLIQTVVMESKVPVIETGTGNCHVYVDAHADIDMAIDILINSKAQRVSVCNAAETLLVHQDIAAEFLPRALDALAEAGVTVHGDERVLAHAKDSKATVVEAVPEDWETEYLSYDIAAAVVDSLDRAVEHIRLWTSGHTEAIVTTSQQAARRFTQLVDSTTVAVNASTRFTDGGQFGFGAEIGISTQKLHARGPMGLPELTSTKYIVTGDGHIRR
- the proB gene encoding glutamate 5-kinase produces the protein MARARQAVGEARRIVVKVGSSSLTTASGGLDADRVDALVDVLAKSRSGGEREIVLVSSGAIAAGLAPLGLRRRPRDLARQQAAASVGQGLLVARYTASFARYAVRVGQVLLTSDDMSRRAHHRNASRTLDKLLAMGAFPIVNENDTVATDEIRFGDNDRLAALVAHLVHADLLVLLSDVDGVYDGDPGRPGTSRIAEVKGPEDLAGVEIGSAGKAGVGTGGMVTKVEAARIAAAAGIPVVLTSAVHAADALLGGDTGTYFHPTGKRSADRLLWLQHASTPQGSLTLDDGAVRAVVEGRKSLLPAGIAAVQGEFSAGDPVELRDTAGRAVARGLVSFDAKEIPQLLGRSTRELARELGRAYEREVVHRDDLVILHP
- a CDS encoding CDP-glycerol glycerophosphotransferase family protein, with amino-acid sequence MISTAIRVARVGSAAELAAAALMMLGFPVLMVAALVPSVYAFAAAAAVTYLADHYLHRKGSYLVNRLSKVRAGLSIRFLIRQLLLILLLARMNLSNGLVFYGAIACFIAFYGLQAPHGALVTLIRNRRRMPVATRNVDLKSRIRIPDAPPRALLERSAEKMLHLDLAAVVGLLVSAATDSRTAGFVGIGITLALGCLYVLVLMPYVRGRKTPPDADTVLAAVDDWLADYRPGTVLYFSGSKDSAYQVNMWLETMEQLESRPLILLRERVILQSLAPTTVPVICVPGGVHLMNMDLSTVRVALYAANVGKNIHLLRVPTMKHVFIGHGDSDKLASVNPFSKAYDEVWTAGRAGRDRYAIADVGVRDDDIVEVGRPQLAPIQSRRGVPEGRIPTVLYAPTWEGWDDNPGNTSLVLAGENIVKKLVKADPPVRVLYKPHPFTGTVSAEAGAAHRRVTALVQKAATARAADARFTADPAAQAAAQEELARIETRLAELAGTGDDKRDEAEASRDDVVDLKKHEEIARLRTAWNDFYWQALPPYQHAVITGPEPRLYDCFNVSDAMVSDISSVVSDFIASGKPYAVTDSAGVGAEEFKRANTAVRAAVILSNSAKELGGLLDAVRDPSADPLAADRDELKHYLLGPDEPTSIEQFNGAVAALARKAEARNLGQEARIAAGGPEAAELAEALPGGKPQTTPGEAGGATAG
- a CDS encoding polysaccharide pyruvyl transferase family protein, which translates into the protein MKRILLRSGKSPYDVVGVEEALHRDVIATNSGNLIFSDAAHKILETPGTEVVSNGMPSDVSAAARINEEYDAFVVPLANAFRPSFESALKRMTRLISKLDIPVVVLGVGAQTGVNYNPDRLKRMEPTVREFCAAVLERSASIGVRGEFTEQYLKDMGFKDVEVIGCPSMFMYGERLPVHKKALELTPQSRIAINGSHSAVRTQGLDRIITRTHERYPNLRFVGQNISDARQLHWRDLSDPNSAVTRIPTHPDHPMFREDKVRVYVDPVTWIDDLRSFDFSFGSRIHGNIAALLAGTPATVLCGDSRTLELCRYFGIPHRRLDRAVKDPESADPAKLYAEADFGGLVGGHRERFERFTGFLDRNGLENTFTHGDGGAAFEERMRTLAFPAGIRPWNDVDVASLTSRFGWLHSRIDELSLDNARLERELARAGARTAKATAAQLPGSVYRRARRAVGRPIRRALGSGG
- a CDS encoding glycosyltransferase family 2 protein translates to MTVVAQPDVTVIIGAYEAMPYLVECLASVERQTLDPARMEVIAVDDGSTDGTGEYLEEFAARAAMAVTVIRQENSGGPSGPRNVGLAKAAGRYVFFLDADDRLGDEALERMVAMADRNGTDVVVGKVEGINRKPPQSMWGKTLERTDVFSSNIKFTLSAQKLFRRALLERHGMRFDESLWTGEDALFTMEAYLRADGVSVVADYPCYYLVGREDGKHVTKSGGYTLRFDSARALMKLIAEMVPAGPRRDSLMVRPFKVTLLPQFGPKFLKDTEEVRQHKRELAEPLMDAHWNPEVARRLKVHERLQLHLVAVRRTELLPDVIEFVREKKQPTAVLEGRGTRVYLGYPHFRSAAAGLPDWIYLAEPREARTVEGYREEAANTLLRRALRKLRRSLPARDVKPAAV